In one Mucilaginibacter sp. PAMB04168 genomic region, the following are encoded:
- a CDS encoding undecaprenyl-phosphate glucose phosphotransferase — protein sequence MQNRYLYSLRIILAAVDFVCINIAFIIAYHITVSIHYNFSADYYLQLLFVNNLLWVLNANFMHLYHKKTVYSSKLLFALRWKCGLVHLTFFAAYILITSQVKVSVALYLLFYLLLNIHLLCSQLTYRLVEPILKLKFRFKKPIALVGISETSDQLANFLRRTHARYDLKSFLDQHDCLIVNETPMSLVATCEQIKNAADNGINDVYVAVSPEKTSEIDTLLVEAHNQCVRLKLVPHFNESLPQLQRYNHISNLSVINANTEPFEEMNSRFVKRVFDLVFSALVIVFILSWLYPLLAIIIKIQSPGPVLFRQLRSGKNNREFWCYKFRSMRVNDEADHKQASRDDSRVTAIGKFMRRTSLDEFPQFFNVLLGNMSIVGPRPHMVKHTQHYRNVIDKYMVRHYLKPGITGWAQVNGFRGETRETESMAKRVEHDIWYLENWSVSLDLRIIFYTVANIFKSEQNAF from the coding sequence ATGCAGAACCGTTATTTATACTCACTACGTATTATCTTAGCTGCTGTTGATTTTGTATGTATTAACATTGCTTTTATAATTGCTTACCACATTACCGTTTCAATACACTACAATTTTTCGGCCGACTATTATTTGCAACTATTATTTGTAAATAACCTGCTGTGGGTTTTAAATGCAAACTTTATGCATTTATACCACAAAAAAACAGTTTACAGCTCCAAATTACTATTTGCCTTAAGGTGGAAATGTGGCTTGGTACACCTTACTTTTTTTGCAGCTTACATACTAATAACCAGCCAGGTAAAGGTTTCTGTTGCGCTTTATTTGCTGTTTTATTTACTGCTAAACATACACTTATTGTGCAGTCAGCTTACGTACCGTTTAGTAGAGCCCATATTAAAGCTGAAATTTAGGTTTAAAAAACCGATAGCCTTAGTTGGTATATCTGAAACGAGTGATCAACTAGCTAATTTTTTGCGTAGAACTCACGCCAGGTACGATTTAAAAAGCTTTTTAGACCAGCATGATTGCCTAATAGTCAACGAAACTCCAATGAGTTTGGTAGCAACATGTGAGCAAATTAAAAATGCAGCTGATAATGGCATAAACGATGTCTATGTAGCAGTATCGCCAGAGAAGACAAGTGAAATAGATACGTTATTGGTGGAAGCGCATAACCAATGCGTTAGGTTAAAACTGGTTCCGCATTTTAACGAATCACTTCCACAGCTTCAACGATACAACCACATCAGTAATCTGTCGGTTATAAACGCCAACACCGAACCATTTGAGGAAATGAACAGCCGTTTTGTTAAACGGGTGTTTGATTTGGTTTTTAGCGCTCTTGTAATTGTTTTTATTCTGAGCTGGCTGTATCCGTTATTAGCTATTATAATTAAAATACAAAGTCCCGGTCCTGTGTTGTTCAGGCAGTTGCGAAGCGGAAAAAATAACCGTGAATTTTGGTGTTATAAGTTTCGCAGTATGAGGGTTAATGACGAGGCTGACCATAAACAAGCCAGCAGAGACGACAGTCGGGTAACTGCCATAGGCAAATTTATGCGCAGAACCAGTTTGGATGAGTTTCCGCAATTTTTTAACGTATTACTTGGTAATATGAGCATTGTGGGGCCGCGGCCACATATGGTTAAACATACGCAGCACTACCGCAATGTAATAGACAAGTATATGGTTAGGCACTACCTCAAACCTGGTATAACCGGATGGGCGCAGGTAAATGGCTTCAGAGGCGAAACGCGTGAAACCGAATCAATGGCTAAGCGGGTAGAGCATGATATATGGTACCTGGAAAACTGGTCCGTAAGTCTTGATCTTAGGATTATTTTTTATACCGTAGCCAATATTTTTAAAAGCGAACAAAATGCTTTTTAG
- a CDS encoding acyltransferase — MLNTLGEVQAAPHEGRIKTLDSMRGLASLTVLLGHVLASIFPNGNFWLDKTPLHIISSSHEAVVFFFLLSGYVLTYQYANKSFEYKSFLIGRVARIYIPYIVAVLLSLVLYTFFKDNAPVHYNNFLKSQWQFTYSNSLLVDHILLVGNFKTDTINTVIWSLVHEMRVAILFPVLLLILKLNWRIVICLSLLVSVLAGFAIVHGVNPSAGYNNSYVYTCHYFSMFLIGALLARYQSFIISRYRSIPKLIRNAMLVTALLVYTTSHLTFSVLHVLGAGAILKYSFLISDWLTSIASFYLMVAAIAVAGTKHWVESKPLVKLGKVSYSLYLVHLPVLYVVYKLMPTAPFELALGIGTVLSLYLSTIFNKLVELPAAKLGKKAIHLLSRYTIRVA, encoded by the coding sequence ATGTTGAATACCTTAGGTGAAGTACAAGCAGCACCTCATGAAGGCAGGATCAAAACACTTGATTCTATGCGCGGATTAGCGTCGCTCACAGTGTTGCTGGGCCATGTTTTGGCTAGTATTTTCCCAAATGGTAATTTTTGGCTTGACAAAACTCCTTTGCACATTATAAGCTCGTCGCATGAGGCTGTTGTGTTTTTCTTTTTGCTAAGCGGCTATGTGCTAACTTACCAGTATGCAAACAAAAGTTTTGAGTACAAGTCTTTCCTCATTGGGAGGGTAGCTCGTATATATATTCCGTACATAGTAGCGGTATTATTAAGCTTAGTGCTCTACACATTTTTTAAAGACAATGCACCTGTGCATTACAACAACTTTTTGAAGTCGCAGTGGCAATTTACTTACTCAAACAGTTTATTAGTTGACCATATACTTTTGGTCGGAAACTTTAAAACCGATACTATAAATACCGTTATTTGGTCATTGGTGCATGAAATGAGGGTGGCCATCTTATTTCCGGTGTTGTTACTGATCTTAAAGCTTAACTGGCGTATCGTAATTTGCCTTAGTTTGTTGGTAAGTGTGTTAGCTGGTTTTGCAATAGTACATGGTGTTAATCCTTCGGCTGGTTACAACAATAGTTATGTGTACACCTGTCATTATTTCTCCATGTTTTTAATAGGGGCATTGCTAGCCCGTTACCAATCGTTTATCATTAGTAGGTATCGGTCTATACCCAAGCTAATAAGGAATGCTATGTTAGTTACAGCTTTGCTAGTTTACACTACATCGCACCTAACTTTCAGTGTACTGCATGTGTTGGGAGCTGGTGCCATACTCAAATACAGTTTCCTGATTAGTGACTGGTTAACCAGTATCGCTTCTTTTTATTTAATGGTGGCAGCTATTGCTGTTGCCGGTACAAAACATTGGGTAGAGTCAAAGCCGCTGGTAAAACTTGGTAAGGTATCTTACAGTTTATACCTCGTTCATTTACCCGTGTTGTACGTAGTATACAAATTGATGCCGACAGCGCCTTTTGAGCTTGCTTTAGGTATTGGTACGGTGCTTTCGCTTTATTTATCAACCATTTTTAATAAGTTGGTAGAGTTGCCTGCCGCCAAACTCGGCAAAAAGGCAATCCATTTGCTATCCAGGTACACTATAAGGGTTGCTTAA
- the rfbF gene encoding glucose-1-phosphate cytidylyltransferase, whose protein sequence is MKAVILAGGLGTRISEETGVLPKPMVTIGGKPILWHIMKIYSYHGINDFIICTGYKAHVIKEYFAQYCLNNSDVTFDMAANTVQVHNNKTEPWRVTVVYTGHNTLTGGRLKRIRDYVGDETFCMTYGDGVSNINIAESIQFHKAQGRLATLTAVQQPGRFGVFNLQPGENQINRFHEKPNHSDMPWINGGYFVLEPEVFDYIPAEDVMWEHEPLEYLAQHHELSAYRHTGFWQPMDTLRDKSILEELWQSGKAPWFHMLKAQMQKVFYLTLVLDTILN, encoded by the coding sequence ATGAAAGCAGTAATACTTGCGGGAGGTTTAGGAACAAGAATAAGCGAAGAAACAGGCGTCCTTCCCAAACCCATGGTCACTATTGGTGGCAAGCCAATACTCTGGCACATCATGAAAATCTATTCTTACCATGGCATTAACGATTTTATTATTTGCACCGGCTATAAAGCCCACGTTATAAAAGAATATTTTGCCCAGTACTGCCTCAATAATTCAGATGTGACATTTGATATGGCTGCAAATACAGTGCAGGTGCACAACAACAAAACGGAGCCATGGCGTGTAACAGTTGTATACACCGGACATAACACGCTTACCGGCGGTAGGCTGAAAAGAATCAGAGATTATGTGGGCGACGAAACCTTCTGTATGACTTATGGCGATGGCGTAAGCAACATAAATATTGCTGAATCAATACAATTTCACAAAGCACAAGGCAGATTAGCGACGTTAACCGCCGTGCAGCAGCCCGGCAGATTTGGAGTTTTTAACCTGCAGCCCGGCGAAAACCAGATTAACCGTTTTCATGAAAAGCCCAATCACTCTGATATGCCCTGGATTAACGGAGGTTACTTTGTTTTGGAGCCTGAAGTGTTTGATTACATACCAGCAGAAGATGTGATGTGGGAACATGAACCGCTTGAATATCTTGCTCAGCATCACGAGTTATCGGCTTATCGGCATACCGGTTTCTGGCAACCTATGGATACTTTAAGAGACAAATCCATCTTGGAGGAACTTTGGCAATCTGGTAAAGCCCCTTGGTTCCATATGCTTAAAGCCCAAATGCAAAAAGTTTTCTATTTAACATTAGTCTTAGATACAATCCTTAACTAA
- the gmd gene encoding GDP-mannose 4,6-dehydratase, whose translation MKKKALITGITGQDGAYLTELLLEKGYEVHGIKRRSSLFNTDRIDHLYQDPHEPHPSLVLHYGDLSDSTNLIRIIQQVQPDEIYNLGAMSHVKVSFDTPEYTANADGIGTLRLLEAIRILGLEKKTRIYQASTSELYGLVQAVPQSETTPFYPRSPYAVAKLYAYWITVNYREAYGIYACNGILFNHESPLRGETFVTRKITRAVAKIAMGLQDKLYLGNLDAQRDWGHAKDYVEAMYLILQQETPEDFVIATGVTTYVRDFVRMAFAEVGIEVEFKGEGVEEKGYVVSCSNPDYQLPEGLEVVCVDPKYFRPTEVELLIGDPIKSMTKLGWKPKYDLQGLVAEMVAMDVDLFQREKLLKDSGYVIKNQYE comes from the coding sequence ATGAAAAAGAAAGCGCTGATAACAGGCATTACAGGTCAGGACGGAGCCTACCTAACGGAGTTACTATTGGAAAAAGGCTATGAGGTACACGGCATCAAACGCCGTTCATCGTTGTTCAACACCGATAGGATAGACCACCTGTACCAGGATCCGCATGAACCACATCCCAGCCTGGTTTTGCACTACGGCGATTTGTCTGACTCCACCAACCTGATCCGCATCATCCAGCAGGTACAGCCCGATGAGATCTATAACCTGGGTGCGATGAGCCATGTTAAGGTAAGCTTTGATACGCCCGAGTATACAGCCAATGCCGATGGTATAGGCACCCTGCGTTTACTGGAGGCTATCCGTATTTTAGGATTAGAGAAAAAGACCCGCATCTACCAGGCTTCCACCTCCGAGCTTTACGGTTTGGTACAAGCCGTTCCGCAAAGTGAAACCACGCCTTTCTATCCCAGAAGCCCTTATGCCGTAGCCAAGCTGTATGCTTACTGGATTACGGTCAACTACCGGGAAGCCTACGGCATTTATGCCTGTAACGGCATCCTGTTCAACCATGAGAGCCCGCTCAGGGGCGAGACCTTCGTAACGCGTAAGATCACCCGTGCGGTAGCCAAGATAGCCATGGGTTTGCAAGACAAGCTTTACCTGGGTAACCTGGATGCACAGCGCGACTGGGGACATGCCAAAGACTATGTGGAGGCAATGTACCTGATCCTGCAGCAGGAAACACCTGAAGACTTTGTTATTGCCACCGGTGTAACCACTTATGTACGCGACTTTGTGCGCATGGCTTTTGCCGAAGTGGGTATCGAGGTTGAATTCAAAGGCGAAGGTGTGGAGGAAAAAGGTTACGTGGTAAGCTGCTCAAACCCAGACTACCAGTTGCCTGAAGGCCTTGAAGTAGTTTGTGTAGATCCTAAGTATTTCCGTCCTACGGAGGTAGAATTACTGATTGGCGATCCAATTAAATCAATGACCAAGCTAGGCTGGAAACCGAAGTATGACCTGCAAGGTTTGGTGGCTGAGATGGTGGCTATGGACGTAGACCTGTTCCAACGTGAAAAACTACTGAAAGACTCAGGCTACGTTATCAAAAACCAATACGAATAA
- a CDS encoding GDP-L-fucose synthase: protein MQKASKIFIAGHRGMVGSAIHRKLEKEGFTNIVTRTSSELDLRRQGDVEAFFEEQQFDYVFLAAAKVGGIVANNIYRADFLYENLQIQNNVIHSAYVTGVKKLLFLGSSCIYPKLAPQPLSEDSLLTGPLEITNEPYAIAKIAGVKMCDAYRAQYQCNFISAMPTNLYGLNDNYHPENSHVLPAMIRRFHEAKQNDAQSVTIWGSGTPKREFLFADDLADACYYLMENYNEPGVINIGVGEDLSIKELAEMIKEIVGFEGDITYDTSKPDGTPRKLMDVSKLANSGWKHTVELPDGIRVAYNDFLSKYQQPQALEA from the coding sequence ATGCAAAAAGCATCAAAAATTTTTATAGCGGGCCATAGAGGCATGGTAGGATCTGCCATCCATCGTAAATTAGAAAAGGAAGGGTTCACTAACATTGTTACCCGTACATCGTCCGAGTTAGATCTCAGACGGCAGGGTGATGTTGAAGCGTTTTTTGAAGAGCAACAGTTTGACTACGTATTTTTAGCGGCCGCAAAAGTGGGTGGCATAGTAGCCAATAACATTTACCGCGCCGATTTTTTATACGAAAATCTGCAAATTCAAAATAACGTTATTCATAGCGCATACGTTACCGGCGTAAAGAAACTCCTTTTTTTAGGATCGAGCTGTATTTATCCAAAGCTTGCTCCGCAGCCGTTGAGTGAAGATAGCTTACTGACTGGTCCGCTCGAGATCACTAACGAGCCTTATGCCATTGCGAAAATAGCAGGCGTAAAAATGTGCGATGCGTACCGGGCTCAATATCAGTGCAACTTCATATCGGCAATGCCCACTAATTTGTATGGGCTTAATGACAACTACCATCCTGAAAATTCGCACGTGTTACCAGCTATGATCCGCAGGTTTCATGAGGCTAAACAAAACGATGCTCAGTCAGTAACCATATGGGGTTCTGGCACACCCAAACGCGAGTTTTTATTTGCCGATGACCTGGCGGATGCCTGCTACTATCTGATGGAAAATTACAATGAGCCTGGTGTTATCAATATAGGCGTGGGAGAGGATCTGTCTATCAAAGAACTCGCCGAAATGATCAAGGAAATTGTAGGTTTTGAAGGAGACATCACCTATGATACTTCCAAGCCCGACGGTACCCCCCGTAAACTCATGGACGTATCCAAACTTGCCAACAGCGGGTGGAAGCATACTGTTGAGTTGCCAGATGGTATCAGGGTAGCGTACAACGACTTTTTAAGCAAATATCAGCAACCGCAAGCACTTGAGGCTTAG
- a CDS encoding SDR family oxidoreductase, which produces MKILITGNMGYIGPAVVSQLRETYPSAMLIGCDMGYFGSCLTNTTTLPENKLDMQVFGDVRKLSPEVLHNVDVIVHLAAISNDPMGTRYEEVTMDVNHKSSVAIAKAAKAAGVKAFIFASSCSMYGAAEGGPRTEQSALNPLTAYARSKALTEQDLKPLADDSFTVTCLRFATACGMSSRLRLDLVLNDFVAGAVAGGKISILSDGSPWRPLIHIKDMARAIDWAVSRNPDSSGTFLAVNAGCNEWNYQVRQIAYTVAEVIPETTVTFNPDTLPDKRSYKVDFNLFKLLAPHHQPRYTLQQTIQELHEGLLAMNFADNNFRNSLSMRLKVLTHLQDQDLINHKLEWTCKTAESSSSKVKAA; this is translated from the coding sequence ATGAAAATACTGATTACAGGTAACATGGGCTATATCGGTCCCGCTGTGGTAAGTCAGCTGCGGGAAACCTATCCGAGTGCAATGTTAATTGGATGTGATATGGGATATTTTGGTTCTTGTTTAACTAACACAACCACATTACCCGAAAATAAATTGGATATGCAGGTATTTGGCGATGTAAGGAAATTGTCGCCGGAGGTTTTGCATAATGTAGATGTAATTGTCCACTTGGCAGCCATCTCTAATGACCCAATGGGTACCCGATACGAAGAAGTGACTATGGATGTGAACCATAAGTCTAGCGTTGCCATAGCTAAGGCGGCAAAAGCTGCTGGTGTGAAGGCATTCATATTTGCGTCGAGCTGCAGCATGTACGGCGCTGCAGAAGGCGGCCCCCGAACCGAGCAATCGGCACTAAATCCACTCACTGCATATGCACGTTCAAAAGCGCTGACCGAGCAGGACTTGAAACCCTTAGCCGATGACAGTTTCACTGTTACATGCCTGCGCTTTGCCACTGCTTGTGGCATGAGCAGCCGTTTGAGGTTAGATTTAGTATTAAATGATTTTGTGGCCGGAGCTGTAGCGGGAGGCAAAATAAGTATTTTGAGTGATGGCAGCCCTTGGAGACCACTGATACATATCAAAGATATGGCCCGTGCAATTGATTGGGCTGTGAGTAGAAATCCGGATAGCAGCGGAACGTTTTTAGCTGTTAATGCCGGTTGCAATGAGTGGAACTACCAGGTAAGACAAATTGCGTATACAGTTGCAGAAGTAATTCCTGAAACTACAGTAACCTTTAATCCGGATACACTGCCAGATAAAAGATCTTATAAGGTAGATTTTAATTTATTTAAGTTGTTAGCGCCCCATCATCAGCCGCGTTATACACTTCAACAAACGATACAAGAGCTGCATGAGGGATTACTTGCCATGAACTTTGCTGATAATAATTTTAGAAACTCATTATCAATGAGGTTGAAGGTCCTAACGCATCTTCAGGATCAGGATCTGATAAATCACAAACTGGAATGGACCTGCAAGACAGCTGAATCTTCATCATCTAAAGTTAAAGCAGCTTAA